A window of Fibrobacter sp. UWR2 genomic DNA:
GTCCGGGGACGGACCGCTTCTTGGAATGGGACAAGAAGGGCGTGTTCAGCATCTCGGGCCTCCCCGAAAAGCTTTTGCCCGAATCCATAGGCAGTTTCCCCGACTTCAGTGACGTTCGCTGCAAGGACGGCAACACATGGACCGGGTTCCTCGTGAACGGCTATGTCGAAAATGTGATGAATGTCGATGAAGAAGGCAAGTTCCACGGCCACACGATTGGCTACGGTAACGACCTTACGCTCCCTGTCCGCCAGGGCAAGGACTTCGGCAAGGAACTCTACACGGTCGACTATGTCCACGGAGTCAGGAACGGCACTGCCAAGTTCTACCGCTACAGCGCTATGGACAACATCGGCGTGACCGACAAGAAGAAAAAGAAGAAACTCGAGAAATACTACTTCCTCCACCTCGAAGTCCCGTACCGCAAGGGCGCCGTGCACGGCATGGTGAACATGTTCTCGCACAAGGGATTCCTGATGGCCGAAATCCCGTACTGGGATAACGAAATCCACGGGCGTGTCGTAGTACACTATCCGTTTGTCGAAGACGTGAAGGCCATCGAGGCCGCCGACAAGAAGGAAATGAAGCGCATCTCCAAAATCAAGAAGAAGAAGGACAAGGAAGCAGCACTGGAAGCCTTCAAGCAGATGAAGGAAGAGCGCGAGAAGAACAAGCCCAAGGACAAGATTACGATTGATTTCAAGAAGGGCAAGCTCAACGGCCCGAACGATCTCGGCTACTCCTTTGGCAACTACCGCGACGGCAAACTCGACGGCAAGTACATGACGTTTACCGTGAAGGAAACCTGCTACGAGTGGATTCCCGTAAACGGCCAGGAAGGCCTCGATTCCACGACCACGAACAAGGTCTGCCTTACCGAGAAGCAGGACAAGAAGAGCTGGGGCACGTTCCGCAATGGCGAACTCCAGGGACTCATCGAATGCGCGAACGGCATCAAGGGCAAGGAGAACGTGGACTGCGACCACGCTTACTAGGCTGCATGCACCTCGATGACAAATCGGGCGCTTTTAGTTATATTTGTCGCGAACTTGAAGACCGCAAGGTCTAAAGGTTGCATGCCTGGATAGTTTAACAGGATAAAACGCGTCCCTCCTAAGGATGAGCTCCGCGTTCGAGTCGCGGTCCGGGTATTACGCTGGTGGATAACTCCGCCAGCGTTTCTTTTTTTGCTTTGTCACCCCCGCCCATTCGGCATGCTCAGGGCAGGCTCCGGCGGGGGTCTCCCTTATAATTTTGTAATTTTACATTGTGAATAAGAAGTACGTTGCAATTGTTGTTTTGTTCGGGATCCTGCTCCTGTTGCCGTTTACGGTGCAAGCGGTTGCGGACCTGCAAGGCGAGAAACGTTTTGTCTCGCTCGACATTTTCAAGGACGTTGTCTACACGCCGTTCGTGCGCGAATCGAAAATGGCGGCGGGAGCAGCCAAGCTGGACAGTGCCTGGCGCAGTGCACGTGAATCCATCGCTGCGGGTACAGAAGCGGGCGAGGCTCTTGAACCGGTCATCGGTGCACTTTCGGATCTGGAGGCGGTCGCGCTGACCGTGAATACGTATGCGCAACTCGATACGGCAGAAGCGGACTACAAACTGCTCAAGCAAGCTGACACATTGCTTGCCTCGCTCGAGGACGAACCTGAAAGTTTCAAAGTTGTCGATTCGACCCTCAAGGCGGTGATTGGCAAGTTCGGACAATTCTCGCTGATGCGCGCATTCCTTGCGGTCAAGCATTACGGCGTATGGACAAGTCGCTACCTGCGAGCATTCGAGAAGAAGGTAGAAGACGAGAATGCGCTCGTGCTCGCAGTGCGCCCGCGTTACCAGCTTGCGGTATGGAACATCTTCAACGATCCAGGCGAGAAAGTCGTGCTCGGGAACGGTGATGGGCGCTGGCTCTTCTACCGACAAGACGTGGAATTTCTGGTACAGCCATCCCCGCTGGATATACGCAGTGCTAAACTCGACAATCCGATAACTGCCATCACAAAGTTCCGTGACCAGCTCAAGGCTAAGGGCGTGGAACTCCTTGTGGTGATTACTCCGGGCAAGCCGAGCGTTTACCCGGAAAGGCTTACTGGCTCGATTCAGGCATTGGACGGCGCGGATGCATCTCGGAGCACGACTGCCGCCGGTCATGGCAAGGCGATTCTCGATTCTCTCTCTCGCCTCGGGCTCAATACGGTAGATTTGTACACGCCGCTCTTGGCCGCGAAGAAGGACGATGCAACTCTCGGGCCGCTCTACCTGAACGATGACACGCACTGGACTCCGCGCGGAGCAGAACTTGCTGCGGATATTGTTGCGCAGAAGGTCCGTGAAATGGCGGATGCGGGTATCGTGGATATCGGTGAAAAATCGATTGAATATGTAGCAAGCGATTCTATTGCCGACCGCATGGGCGATATCGGCGAGATGAGCGGGCTCAACAAGTTCAACGTGTTCAAGGTGCAGCAGGTGACGGGGCATGTTGTTTCACAGCAGGAGGTCTCTGAACATGCCGAGCCTCCCGCAGATTCCCTGTCGGACTCTACGGTTGTTTTCGACACGACGCGCACTCCTTTCAAAGATGACTTCCGCAAGGCAAAGATTTTGATTCTCGGTGATAGTTTCAGCCGCATTTACCAGACGGATTCGCCGGTGAACGCCGGCTGGATTGCGCATTTTGCTAAGGAGATGGGCCGGCCTGTCGCAAGCATCGTGAGCGACGGCGGCGCTTCGACATTGGTGCGCGAGAAACTCGCCCGCAAGGCAGGTGTGCTCAAAGGCAAGAAACTTTTGATCTGGGAATTTGTGGAACGAGACCTCCGCTTCGGTGCGGAAGGCTGGAAAGAGGTAAATTTCTAATGGCAAGGCATGGAACCCCCACTCCGGGGCAGGCAATTCTGGAAGGTATCGAATGGCTCAAGATGGACAAGGCCGAATTTGCGCGCCGTCTGGGGGTATCGATGGAAACACTCGAAGGCCTGATTGCAGGGACCGTCGAGATTACGCTCGAACTTGCTTCTGCCCTCGAATCCGTGACGGGCAGCCCCGCCGCCTACTGGCGCATGCTGGCAAGCAAGGCAAAGAAAAATAACAACTAATGACCAGTGACCAACTATGAATATTACTGAAGCAGTTTCTTGTATGTGCGACCTCGCGAAGGGCGAGGCGGAACAGTTCGATGTCATAGCATCCAACACGCATTCGGAAGGCCTTTCCGTTTTCCAGGGGCAAGTGCAGAATACCGAAATTTCTGATTCCGTCGGGGTCGGCATCCGCGTTATCAAGGATGGCCATCCGGGCTACGCGCATACCGAACGCCTCACGAAGGAATCCCTGCAGCAGACCCTCAAGGACGCGCTTTCGCACACGGCCTGGACCGAGATGGTGGACATCGAACTGCCAGCTCCGGCAAAGGTGCCGGCGGGCCAGCCGAACTACAATCCGGCTCTCGAAAGCCTGGACCTTGCAAAGATGAAGGATTTCTGCATTGAACTCGAGAAGGCGACCTTCGCGAAATCAAAAGAAATCGTGAACATCCCGTACCTCGGTGCCGATACGGACCACAACACTTTTGTGGTTGCTAACAGCAAGGGCGCATTTTATGAAGTTCGCTCGAATGCCGCTTCTGCGGGCGTCGGCGCGGTAGCGAGTCGCGACGGAATCACGAAACTCGGCAATTTCGTGAAGTCGGGACGCGACTGGGACAAGTTCAGCATCGACGAGATCGCAACACGCGCGGCCACGTATGCAACGGAACTCTTTGGCGCGAAAAAGATTGAAGGCGGCAACATTCCCGTAGTGCTTTCGGAGCGCATTTCTGCGCGGTTCCTGAGCATGTACGAGGCACCCTTCTTTGCAGAGACCATGCAGAAGGGGCTTTCTCGCCTTGCCGGCAAGGAAGGCGAGATGGTTGCCTCTCCGGCGTTCTCCCTCTGGAACGACCCGCAGGGCGAAGCCTTCCAGCATGTGACCTACGTCGATTCCGAAGGTGTGCCTGCGGACCGCGTGAAGGTTGTCGATGGCGGACGCTTTACTTCGGCGCTCTACAACCTGGAGACGGCTTCCAAGGCGGGTTGCAAGTCTACCGGGAACGGAGCCCGCGGTTTCGGCAGCAAGATGACGACATCGTTCCACAACGTGCTCGTGCCTGCTGGTGAGCGGGGAACGATGGACCTTCTCAAGTTGTTCCCCAAGTGCCTCTTCGTTGTGCGCCTAGAAGGCAATTCCGGCTGCAATGCGGTCTCGGGCGAACTCAGCATCGGAGCTCACGGCTTCTGGTGCGAGAACGGCGTTATCCAGCATCCGGTGGACGGCGTGACCCTCAGCGGGAACTTCTTCGACATCATCAAGAACATTGTCGCCGTCGGAAACGAATACTACAATCCGTTCTCCAGCTACCAGGTGCCCGCGCTCGCCATCAGCGAACTTGCGGTGAGCAACTAAGTAGTTTATCTGGAATAGAGAAAGCCCCGCCGTCGGCGGGCTTTTTTCATTTGCAATTTGGTGAAAAATGAGTTTCTTACAGACTAAATGTGTGGGGGTGCGAATTTAGTCCGTAAAATTTTACTTTATACGTAGTGCTTTGGGTCGTTTTAGGGCGCATTGAGGGTGAAAAATGCTTAAAATGGCGTGTTTGGGCGCCTATTGGTGCAATTTTACGTCATTTCATGTTTAGTTTGTATGTAAAATTACGGACTAAATGATGCCAGGTGGTGATTTAGTCTGTTCTTTTGCAAAAAAAAACCGGATTTGAATCCGGGGCCTTTTAAGTTCAAGAAGATCCCCGCCTTCGCGGGGATGACAAATTAGGGATTAACCCTGAACCTGCGGAAGCTGGGCGAGGCTCTTGGCGATGTCTTCATCGGTGGGGATGTAGTCGCTCATTTCGCCGTCGTTGAACTTCTGGTAGGCAACCATGTCGAAGTAACCCGTGCCGGTGAGGCCGAACACGATGTTCTTCGCCTGGCCAGATTCCTTGCACTTGAGGGCTTCGTCGATCGTCGCGCGGATGGCGTGGCTGGATTCTGGAGCCGGGAGGATGCCTTCGGTCTGAGCGAAGAGCTTGGCGGCTTCGAACACCTTCGTCTGCTCGACGGACGTTGCACGAATCACCTTCTGGTCGTAGAGTTCAGAAAGGATGGTGCTCATGCCGTGGTAGCGCAGGCCGCCAGCATGGTTGGCAGA
This region includes:
- a CDS encoding helix-turn-helix domain-containing protein; the encoded protein is MARHGTPTPGQAILEGIEWLKMDKAEFARRLGVSMETLEGLIAGTVEITLELASALESVTGSPAAYWRMLASKAKKNNN
- a CDS encoding TldD/PmbA family protein, which translates into the protein MNITEAVSCMCDLAKGEAEQFDVIASNTHSEGLSVFQGQVQNTEISDSVGVGIRVIKDGHPGYAHTERLTKESLQQTLKDALSHTAWTEMVDIELPAPAKVPAGQPNYNPALESLDLAKMKDFCIELEKATFAKSKEIVNIPYLGADTDHNTFVVANSKGAFYEVRSNAASAGVGAVASRDGITKLGNFVKSGRDWDKFSIDEIATRAATYATELFGAKKIEGGNIPVVLSERISARFLSMYEAPFFAETMQKGLSRLAGKEGEMVASPAFSLWNDPQGEAFQHVTYVDSEGVPADRVKVVDGGRFTSALYNLETASKAGCKSTGNGARGFGSKMTTSFHNVLVPAGERGTMDLLKLFPKCLFVVRLEGNSGCNAVSGELSIGAHGFWCENGVIQHPVDGVTLSGNFFDIIKNIVAVGNEYYNPFSSYQVPALAISELAVSN